The following are from one region of the Zonotrichia leucophrys gambelii isolate GWCS_2022_RI chromosome 1A, RI_Zleu_2.0, whole genome shotgun sequence genome:
- the RASD2 gene encoding GTP-binding protein Rhes, with translation MMKTLSGGNCNLNVPAKNSYRMVVLGASRVGKSSIVSRFLNGRFEDQYTPTIEDFHRKVYNIRGDMYQLDILDTSGNHPFPAMRRLSILTGDVFILVFSLDNRESFDEVKRLQKQILEVKSCLKNKTKESADLPMVICGNKNDHSEIFRKVRTDEGENLVSSDENCAYFEVSAKKNTNVDEMFYVLFSMAKLPHEMSPSLHRKISIQYGDTFQQKSFRMRRVKDMDAYGMISPFARRPSVNSDLKYIKSKVLREGQSREREKCTVQ, from the exons ATGATGAAGACACTGTCTGGAGGCAACTGCAACCTGAACGTGCCAGCCAAGAACTCGTACCGcatggtggtgctgggagccTCCAGGGTGGGGAAAAGCTCCATCGTCTCTCGCTTCCTCAACGGCCGCTTCGAGGATCAGTACACTCCCACCATCGAGGACTTCCATCGCAAGGTCTACAACATACGGGGAGACATGTATCAGCTGGACATCCTGGACACCTCTGGGAATCACCCTTTCCCTGCCATGAGGAGGCTTTCCATCCTAACAG ggGATGTTTTCATCCTGGTGTTCAGCCTGGATAATAGAGAATCCTTTGATGAGGTCAAGCGACTCCAGAAACAGATTCTTGAGGTCAAATCCTGCCTGAAGAACAAGACCAAGGAATCAGCTGACCTCCCCATGGTCATCTGTGGCAACAAAAATGACCACAGTGAAATCTTCCGCAAGGTACGCACTGACGAAGGTGAGAATCTTGTCTCCAGTGATGAAAACTGTGCTTATTTCGAAGTGTCGGCCAAGAAGAACACCAATGTGGATGAGATGTTTTATGTCCTCTTCAGCATGGCCAAGCTACCTCATGAAATGAGCCCTTCCCTCCACAGGAAAATCTCCATCCAGTATGGTGACACTTTCCAGCAGAAATCCTTCCGGATGCGCCGAGTCAAGGACATGGATGCCTATGGCATGATCTCTCCCTTCGCTCGCCGGCCAAGTGTCAACAGTGACCTGAAGTACATCAAATCAAAAGTTCTCAGGGAAGGGCAGtccagggagagagagaaatgcaCAGTCCAGTGA